A portion of the Gemmatimonadota bacterium genome contains these proteins:
- a CDS encoding CcmD family protein — protein MQHLEYMTAAYIIIWVAILLYFLSLSKREKAIWEELRELRATITKNYTP, from the coding sequence ATGCAACACCTCGAATACATGACCGCGGCGTACATCATAATATGGGTCGCCATCCTGCTCTACTTCTTAAGCCTGTCCAAACGCGAAAAAGCGATATGGGAAGAACTGCGCGAATTGCGCGCCACCATCACCAAAAACTACACCCCATAG